A window of the Leucothrix mucor DSM 2157 genome harbors these coding sequences:
- a CDS encoding YkvA family protein has translation MSENKLDNELLGTDLWLKAKYKLKASAQSALTTSLTLFYTARDKHTPLWVKLTVYMALGYFISPVDFISDVAPIIGYCDDFAVILIAATVITAHIRSSLQSGSHTGLTRYG, from the coding sequence ATGTCAGAAAATAAACTCGATAATGAATTGCTGGGCACGGATCTTTGGTTGAAAGCTAAATACAAGCTCAAGGCTAGCGCCCAGAGTGCACTCACGACCAGCCTGACCCTGTTTTATACGGCGCGCGACAAACACACGCCGCTTTGGGTAAAGCTGACAGTGTATATGGCATTAGGCTATTTCATCTCACCGGTCGACTTCATTTCTGATGTTGCGCCGATCATTGGCTACTGCGATGACTTTGCCGTTATCTTGATTGCAGCGACGGTGATTACCGCACACATCAGATCATCGCTCCAAAGCGGTTCGCACACTGGATTAACGCGATACGGGTAA